Proteins encoded together in one Schistocerca americana isolate TAMUIC-IGC-003095 chromosome 8, iqSchAmer2.1, whole genome shotgun sequence window:
- the LOC124545313 gene encoding poly [ADP-ribose] polymerase tankyrase-1-like has translation MEPTQEVLETTAVDLGALLDAGDGAVVTLVAGGTRLVAHRAVLADRSPVFGAMFRHDTLEAFNGEVAIADMEGPVLRQLVAYLYTLQAPQLPSLAPDLLAAADKYGVSALKARCEQHVAAQLSVETAAAAAVLAISHSCTSLRQAAVNFIKANVAQVMTTRGWADAVRTQPEEVVTLSQLLGSPPAESSAPASADGSGPQGDRGRTSATAAPPTAARTTPPPDDSAVSRLRSLPEKEKNSRLIQAAKGGAVTELQTLLGAGADVGARDDGESRWTTLHWAADKGHEKAARCLVEGGADVDARTSGWQETPLHRAAYSGHEAVARFLLEAGAEVDARNKTQSTPLLLAAEKGHAAVVQLLLASTPYHSARNQWGRTPLHEVALNGHAEVASALLEAGADRWARNNEGNTPLDLARQKNHQQLIDMLK, from the exons ATGGAGCCCACCCAGGAGGTTCTGGAGACCACAGCCGTGGACCTGGGCGCCCTTCTGGACGCAGGGGACGGCGCAGTCGTCACACTGGTGGCGGGCGGCACACGTCTCGTGGCGCACAGGGCCGTGTTGGCCGATAGAAGCCCCGTGTTTGGCGCCATGTTTCGCCACGACACACTGGAAGCCTTCAATGGTGAGGTCGCAATCGCGGACATGGAGGGCCCGGTGCTGCGCCAGCTGGTCGCCTACCTCTACACCCTCCAGGCCCCTCAGCTGCCCAGCCTGGCCCCCGACCTGCTGGCAGCAGCTGATAAATACGGCGTGTCGGCCCTGAAGGCTCGGTGCGAGCAGCACGTGGCCGCTCAGCTGTCCGTCGAGACTGCGGCGGCCGCAGCTGTTCTGGCGATCAGTCACTCCTGCACCAGCCTCAGGCAGGCCGCCGTTAATTTCATTAAGGCCAATGTCGCCCAGGTTATGACCACACGAGGCTGGGCTGACGCAGTGCGCACTCAGCCAGAAGAAGTGGTCACACTGAGTCAGCTGCTCGGGAGTCCTCCAGCAGAAAGCAG CGCGCCGGCCTCTGCAGACGGCAGTGGGCCGCAGGGAGACCGCGGCCGCACCTCTGCCACTGCTGCGCCGCCCACGGCTGCCCGCACCACTCCTCCGCCAGATGACTCTGCTGTCTCTCGCCTTCG GAGCCTTCCTGAAAAGGAGAAGAATAGCAGGCTGATTCAAGCAGCGAAAGGGGGTGCAGTTACTGAGCTGCAGACGCTGCTGGGAGCTGGTGCGGACGTGGGAGCGAGGGATGACGGCGAGAGCAGGTGGACCACCCTGCACTGGGCTGCAGACAAGGGACACGAGAAGGCAGCGAGGTGCCTTGTGGAGGGTGGAGCAGACGTGGACGCCAGGACCAGCGGCTGGCAGGAAACGCCCCTGCACAGGGCTGCATACAGTGGCCACGAGGCTGTGGCGCGGTTTCTGCTGGAGGCAGGGGCGGAGGTTGATGCCAGGAACAAAACGCAGAGCACGCCCTTGCTCTTGGCTGCAGAGAAAGGGCACGCGGCGGTGGTGCAGCTGCTACTGGCCTCCACGCCTTACCACAGCGCCAGGAATCAATGGGGGCGAACACCGCTACACGAGGTGGCTCTGAACGGCCACGCAGAGGTGGCCTCTGCACTGCTCGAGGCAGGGGCCGACCGCTGGGCGAGGAATAACGAGGGCAATACCCCACTGGACCTCGCCAGGCAGAAAAACCACCAGCAGCTGATAGACATGCTAAAGTGA